From the Mycobacterium sp. 155 genome, the window TCTGCGCTGCCCGGACTCGTCGAGCCGTCGGCGGTGTAGGACCTAGCGCCGGTACCTGCCAGCTGACCGCCCTCGACGATGAGGTACTCGTCGCGGATGTCGCGGCCGGCGAAGAAGTCCTCCAGGATCTCGCGGGTTCCCGCGGCGTACCGTGCCTGCGCCGACAACGTCGTTCCCGAGACATGCGGAGTCATCGCCTCGTGCGGCATGGTCCGCCAGGGATGGTCGACAGCCGGTGGCTGCGGGAACCAGACATCCCCCGCGTAGCCGGCCAGCTGGCCGGACCTCAACGCCGCGACGATGTCGTCCCGCACTGTGATCTCGGCGCGGGCGGTGTTCACGATGTACGAGCCGCGGCGCATCGTGCTGAGCAACTCGGCGTCGAACAGGTGATAGGTCTGTGGGTGCAGCGGTGCGTGGATGTCGACGATGTCGACCGACCGGACCAGCGACTGGACGTCGGGGTGATAGGTCAGACCGAGTTCCTCCTCAACCTCGGCCGGCAGCCGGCGCGTGTCGAAGTAGTGCAGCCGCACGTCGAAGGGCGCAAGACGCCGCAGCACCGCCTGCCCGATACGGCCCGCGGCGATCACCCCGACATCCATACCTTCGAGGTCGTACGCGCGCTCGACGCAGTCGGCGATGTTCCAGCCGCCGTTGGTCACCCACTCATGCGACGGCAGGTAGTTGCGCACCAGCGCGAGGATCTGCATCACGGCGTGTTCGGCGACGCTGATGCTGTTGCAGAAGGTCACCTCGGCCACCGTGATACCCGCTTTGATCGCGGCGTCCAGGTCGACGTGGTCGGAACCGATCCCCGCGGTGAGCGCAAGCTTGAGCCTAGGCGCCTTGGCGATGCGCTCCGCGGTGAGGTAAGCAGGCCAGAATGGTTGGGAGATAACCACATCCGCGTCCGGAAGTTCCTTCTCGAACACCGAATCGGGGCCGTCCTTGTCCGACGTCACGATCAACTCGTGCCCCTCGGCCTCCAGATACTTCCGCAGCCCCAATTCGCCCGATACGCAGCCGAGCAGATGACCGGGGGTGAAATCGATGGCAGATGGACTGGGCAGGGTCTGACCGTCCGGGTATGCCTCAAGGATGGGGATGGAGTCCCGCGCATAGACCGGCGGATACCCGGTCACGGGGTCGGGGTACAGCACGCACAGGATCTTGGCCATCATTACTCCCTGTCGGCGAACGGTTTTGTCGGGGAATTCGGACAGTTACAGCCTGTTCCCGCGACCGCGATCGCGTCCAAGACCTGCCTCCGACCGCGTGATAGGCAGCGTCGATCAATAGCCGACAAGCTGCATCGATAGGCATCACCGATCAACGGCTCGGAACTTCCGCTTTGACGCCCGCCCTCCGGTTGGGCAGCCTGATTACTGTTGTCCGTCAATCTTTTTCACCGGATCGGAGTGAGCCATGCGCACCGTCGAGGTGTACACCCGGGTGCGCATCGCCATGACCCCGCCGATGGGCGATCACCGCCCGGCGTTGCGCGTCGCGCTCGGACTGGCCGTTCCCGGCGTCGCACTGCTGTGGGCCGGGCGCCCCGACCTGATCATCTACGCGGTGTTCGGTGCGATCACCGGAATGTACGGACGGGTCGAACCACGAAAACGGCGGCTCACAGAACAGACCCAGGGCGCCGTGATCCTGACTCTCGGCGTGGCCATCGGTGTCGCGCTGGCCGACTCCCACGTCGCACCATGGGTTCTCGTCCTCGCCGCCGTGGTGTTCGCGGCAGTCGGTTCGGCCGCGACGGATCGCCTCGCACTCAGACCCGCAGGCCCGTTCTACGGTCTGTTCGCCCTCGGAGCGGTGGCCACAGTCCCTGCGGGCCGGGTGTCGCCGTGGACCGGGATATTCATATGTGCCGCAACCGCTTTGCTGTGCATACTGCTCGGCGTTCTCGATGCGACCCCCGGATCGGAGCCGCGGTCATGCATTCGGATACCGGATAACCGCGACGTGCTGATCCACGCGAGCCGCTACGCGATCGCCATCACGGCGGCCGGGAC encodes:
- a CDS encoding FUSC family protein yields the protein MRTVEVYTRVRIAMTPPMGDHRPALRVALGLAVPGVALLWAGRPDLIIYAVFGAITGMYGRVEPRKRRLTEQTQGAVILTLGVAIGVALADSHVAPWVLVLAAVVFAAVGSAATDRLALRPAGPFYGLFALGAVATVPAGRVSPWTGIFICAATALLCILLGVLDATPGSEPRSCIRIPDNRDVLIHASRYAIAITAAGTAGLFLGVDHANWAMAAAAGPLAAADTSGRIRRGIHRLGGTFVGLVVAAVVLIPQPSEYVLAICLMALLFPTELFMAHHHAVALGFFTPLIMLMTDLAQPAEPLALLTDRGIDTIIGVVAAIVVALIIKEPTPEQPMAT
- a CDS encoding NAD-dependent formate dehydrogenase; this encodes MAKILCVLYPDPVTGYPPVYARDSIPILEAYPDGQTLPSPSAIDFTPGHLLGCVSGELGLRKYLEAEGHELIVTSDKDGPDSVFEKELPDADVVISQPFWPAYLTAERIAKAPRLKLALTAGIGSDHVDLDAAIKAGITVAEVTFCNSISVAEHAVMQILALVRNYLPSHEWVTNGGWNIADCVERAYDLEGMDVGVIAAGRIGQAVLRRLAPFDVRLHYFDTRRLPAEVEEELGLTYHPDVQSLVRSVDIVDIHAPLHPQTYHLFDAELLSTMRRGSYIVNTARAEITVRDDIVAALRSGQLAGYAGDVWFPQPPAVDHPWRTMPHEAMTPHVSGTTLSAQARYAAGTREILEDFFAGRDIRDEYLIVEGGQLAGTGARSYTADGSTSPGSADQ